A section of the Deinococcus sp. LM3 genome encodes:
- a CDS encoding AIM24 family protein, which yields MSYRIQLSEESNGGLTAELYAICKVTSQLVQGAPGTVPTFREIYTDTGQRQIKFTLRNDSVVLEPGILSYAHGNLKFEVIQQQAGQSGGFLGRAVRSAGTGESAYGTRVTGTGEVWTEPTHRHFVFANMESGDSMLVDDKAYYAAQGTLRLSTHQHAKVQGAVSGNGLMQPRLDGRGLLVIESPVSVHEIEMLDVPAGDTVTVDGDMMLMYTATMNPRLGPLVRGLRNSVRSGEGFVYTLEGPGQVFLTPTHVAPNSLA from the coding sequence ATGAGTTACCGCATTCAACTGAGCGAAGAAAGCAACGGGGGCCTGACCGCCGAACTGTACGCGATCTGCAAGGTAACGTCCCAGCTCGTGCAGGGCGCCCCCGGCACCGTCCCGACCTTCCGGGAGATCTACACCGACACCGGCCAGCGCCAGATCAAGTTCACCCTCCGGAACGACAGCGTGGTCCTCGAACCCGGCATCCTCTCCTACGCGCACGGCAACCTGAAGTTCGAAGTCATCCAGCAGCAGGCTGGGCAGAGCGGCGGCTTCCTCGGGCGCGCCGTCCGCAGCGCCGGAACCGGCGAGTCCGCCTACGGCACCCGCGTCACCGGCACCGGCGAAGTCTGGACGGAACCCACCCACCGGCACTTCGTCTTCGCCAACATGGAAAGCGGCGACAGCATGCTCGTCGACGACAAGGCCTACTACGCCGCGCAGGGCACCCTGCGCCTGAGTACCCATCAGCACGCCAAGGTGCAGGGCGCCGTCAGCGGGAACGGTCTGATGCAGCCCCGCCTGGACGGGCGCGGCCTGCTGGTCATCGAGTCGCCCGTGAGCGTCCATGAGATCGAGATGCTGGACGTGCCGGCCGGGGACACCGTGACGGTCGACGGGGACATGATGCTGATGTACACCGCGACCATGAACCCCCGGCTCGGGCCACTGGTGCGCGGCCTGCGCAACTCGGTCCGCAGCGGCGAAGGCTTCGTGTACACCCTCGAAGGCCCCGGTCAGGTGTTCCTGACTCCCACCCACGTCGCCCCCAACAGCCTCGCCTGA
- a CDS encoding helix-turn-helix transcriptional regulator, with amino-acid sequence MDSRKTYRPHGQRLTELREANGLKPKDLAARVSLDVRTINDYEDGESTDRFQYNQLRAIADFFSVPMEYLVEEVAEDAISQPVQRATHCRKGKKSSRASHPAAMGI; translated from the coding sequence ATGGATAGCCGCAAGACCTACCGCCCGCACGGCCAACGGCTGACGGAACTGCGTGAGGCCAACGGACTGAAACCTAAAGACCTCGCCGCTCGCGTCAGCCTGGACGTACGCACCATCAACGACTACGAGGATGGAGAGAGCACCGACCGCTTTCAGTACAACCAGCTGCGCGCGATCGCGGACTTCTTCAGCGTTCCAATGGAATATCTCGTCGAAGAGGTAGCCGAGGACGCCATCAGTCAGCCCGTCCAGCGCGCCACTCATTGCCGAAAAGGCAAGAAGTCCTCGCGGGCCAGTCATCCGGCTGCTATGGGGATTTAG